Proteins encoded within one genomic window of Halorussus salilacus:
- a CDS encoding glycerophosphodiester phosphodiesterase, with product MSGTTGTTERQATNQDAPTLIAHRGFAGVHPENTVAAFEQAATGLDVRPEMVEVDVMPTADGEVVAFHDFELGRVTDAPADLADRFVWETPYEKLTQLEVLGTGESIPRLADVLDALPPEVGVNVEFKNPGSTGVRPRENLPRDDRPAQRDLWLDFAERVVSTLADCENDVLVSSFAEGALAAVRAVDPSIPVAAVFAESVADGMEVARRYDCEAVHAPWNMISGTPLFNAEYGSLGPYEDVDLVETAHREGRTVNVWTVQSWYQAAQLRRAGVDGVIADYPGVLQFGDDAGLADD from the coding sequence ATGTCTGGCACGACCGGTACGACCGAACGGCAGGCGACGAACCAAGACGCTCCAACGCTCATCGCGCACCGCGGCTTCGCGGGCGTCCACCCCGAGAACACGGTCGCGGCCTTCGAGCAGGCCGCGACCGGACTCGACGTTCGACCCGAGATGGTCGAGGTCGACGTGATGCCGACCGCCGACGGCGAGGTGGTCGCGTTCCACGACTTCGAACTCGGCCGGGTGACCGACGCGCCCGCCGACCTCGCCGACCGGTTCGTCTGGGAGACGCCCTACGAGAAACTCACGCAACTGGAGGTGCTCGGGACCGGCGAGTCGATTCCCCGACTCGCCGACGTTCTCGACGCGCTCCCGCCCGAGGTCGGCGTGAACGTCGAGTTCAAGAACCCCGGTTCGACCGGGGTGCGCCCCCGCGAGAACCTCCCGCGCGATGACCGCCCAGCCCAGCGCGACCTCTGGCTCGACTTCGCCGAGCGCGTCGTCTCGACGCTCGCCGACTGCGAAAACGACGTGCTCGTCTCGTCGTTCGCGGAGGGCGCGCTCGCGGCGGTCCGGGCGGTCGACCCCTCGATTCCGGTCGCGGCGGTGTTCGCCGAGTCGGTCGCCGACGGGATGGAGGTCGCCCGCCGGTACGACTGCGAGGCGGTCCACGCGCCGTGGAACATGATCTCGGGCACGCCGCTGTTCAACGCCGAGTACGGCTCGCTCGGCCCGTACGAGGACGTGGACCTCGTCGAGACGGCCCACCGAGAGGGCCGGACGGTCAACGTCTGGACCGTCCAGAGCTGGTATCAGGCCGCCCAGCTCCGGCGGGCGGGGGTCGACGGCGTCATCGCCGACTACCCCGGGGTGTTGCAGTTCGGTGACGACGCCGGACTCGCCGACGACTGA